A single genomic interval of Pseudochaenichthys georgianus chromosome 3, fPseGeo1.2, whole genome shotgun sequence harbors:
- the LOC117463774 gene encoding NLR family CARD domain-containing protein 3-like has protein sequence MKSDQSMPHPIVFKSRSYSPEVHQQRSEGPGGQSAQQHQTDLDSIFMLLEENIVTFVKNELKKIQTVLTSDYPECLESQSEDEEVLDGEDEEDEEQRRSSREAFLNISLHFLRSMKQEALADLLHSRTAAAVCQRKLKSTLKERFRCVFEGIAKAGNPTLLNQIYTELYITEGGAAEVNDEHEVRQIETASRKPDRPETTIRQEDLFKAGRDAPIRAVLTKGVAGIGKTVLTQKFTLDWAEGKANQDIQFTFPFTFRELNVVRDNKYSLVELVHHFFSETRDAGICRFDLFPVVFIFDGLDESRLPLDFLNTEILTDVTESTSVDVLLTNLIRGKLLPSARLWITTRPAAANQIPPECVDMVTEVRGFTDPQKEEYFRKRFRDQEQAGTIISHIKTSRSLHIMCHIPVFCWISASVLEEVLKTREGGELPKTLTEMYIHFLVVQSKVKNIKYDGGAETDAHWSPESRKMMESLGKLAFEQLLKGILIFYESDLTECGIDIRAASVYSGVFTQVFREERGLYQDKVFCFVHLSVQEFLAALHVHLTFIDSGVNLLAEEPTTSQQSEDKPKLTLLYQSAVDQALQSPNGHLDLFLRFFLGLSLQTNQTLLRGLLTQTGSDSGTEEETVQYIKKRIDEDLSPERSINLFHCLNELNDRSLVEQIQQSLSSGSLSTDNLSPAQWSALVFILLSSGEDLDVFDLQKYSASEEALLRLLPVVKASRKALLGGCNLSERSCEALSKVLSSKSSSLRELDLSNNDLQDSGVKHLSAGLESPHCELETLRLSGCLVTNKGCASLTSALTTNPSHLRELDLSCNHPGDSGAKLLSVLLEDPQCRLDTLKADLCGEHRLKPDVRKYACELTLDSITAHTSLKLSDNNREVTCVGEKQPSPDHPERFDFCLQLMCREALTGLCYWEVEWRGEVSISVTYRGIRRRGGRADCEFGGNDQSWSLSCSDVGYNVRHNKTSILSSSSSSSSSSSSSSSSSSSSSSSSSSGRVAVYLDHPAGSLSFYRVCSDKLIHLQTIRTTFTESLYAGFGFCSPDSSVSLCSLWEETTSCPVLMSLVSGDIT, from the exons ATGAAGAGTGACCAGTCTATGCCTCACCCTATCGTGTTTAAATCTCGTTCTTATAGTCCAGA AGTTCACCAGCAGAGATCAGAGGGTCCTGGTGGTCAGTCTGCCCAGCAGCATCAAACTGACCTGGACTCCATATTTATG CTGCTGGAGGAGAACATTGTCACTTTTGTGAAGAACGAGCTGAAGAAGATCCAGACAGTCCTGACTTCAGATTACCCAGAATGCTTAGAGAGTCAGAGTGAGGATGAGGAGGTGTTGGATGgtgaggatgaagaggatgaagAGCAGAGGAGGAGCAGCAGAGAGGCATTTCTGAACATCTCACTGCACTTCCTGAGGAGCATGAAGCAGGAGGCGCTGGCTGACCTTCTGCACAGCA GAACTGCTGCTGCAGTCTGCCAACGTAAACTCAAATCCACCCTGAAGGAGAGGTTCCGGTGTGTGTTTGAGGGCATTGCTAAAGCAGGAAACCCAACCCTTCTGAACCAGATCTACACAGAGCTCTACATCACAGAGGGGGGGGCTGCAGAGGTCAATGATGAACATGAGGTCAGGCAGATTGAAACAGCATCCAGGAAACCAGACCGACCAGAAACCACCATCAGACAAGAAGACCTGTTTAAAGCCGGAAGAGATGCACCAATCAGAGCAGTGCTGACAAAGGGCGTGGCTGGCATTGGGAAGACAGTCTTAACACAGAAGTTCACTCTGGACTGGGCTGAAGGCAAAGCCAACCAGGACATCCAGTTCACATTTCCATTCACCTTCAGAGAGCTGAATGTGGTGAGAGACAACAAGTACAGCTTGGTGGAACTCGTTCATCACTTCTTCTCTGAAACCAGAGACGCAGGAATCTGCAGGTTTGATCTGTTCCCGGTCGTGTTCATCTTTGACGGTCTGGATGAGAGTCGACTTCCTCTGGACTTCCTCAACACTGAGATCCTGACCGATGTCACAGAGTCCACTTCAGTGGATGTGCTGCTGACAAACCTCATCAGGGGGAAGCTGCTTCCCTCTGCTCGCCTCTGGATAACCACACGACCtgcagcagccaatcagatcCCTCCTGAGTGTGTGGACATGGTGACAGAGGTCCGAGGGTTCACTGACCCACAGAAggaggagtacttcaggaagagATTCAGAGATCAGGAGCAGGCCGGCACCATCATCTCCCACATCAAGACCTCACGAAGCCTCCACATCATGTGCCACATCCCAGtcttctgctggatctctgcttCAGTTCTGGAGGAGGTGTTGAAAaccagagagggaggagagctgCCCAAGACCCTGACTGAGATGTACATCCACTTCCTGGTGGTTCAGTCCAAAGTGAAGAACATCAAGTATGATGGAGGAGCTGAGACAGATGCTCACTGGAGTCCAGAGAGCAGGAAGATGATGGAGTCTCTGGGAAAACTGGCTTTTGAGCAGCTGCTTAAAGGCATCCTGATCTTCTACGAGTCCGACCTGACAGAGTGTGGCATCGATATCAGAGCAGCCTCAGTGTACTCAGGAGTGTTCACACAGGtcttcagagaggagagaggactgTACCAGGACAAGGTGTTCTGCTTCGTCCATCTGAGCGTTCAGGAGTTTCTGGCTGCTCTTCATGTCCATCTGACCTTCATTGACTCTGGAGTCAACCTGCTGGCAGAAGAACCAACAACCTCCCAGCAGTCTGAAGATAAACCTAAACTAACACTTCTCTACCAGAGTGCTGTGGACCAGGCCTTACAGAGTCCAAACGGACACCTGGACTTGTTCCTCCGCTTCTTCCTGGGTCTTTCTCTGCAGACCAATCAGACTCTCCTACGAGGCCTACTcacacaaacaggaagtgactCAGGGACTGAAGAGGAAACAGTCCAGTACATCAAGAAGAGGATTGATGAGGATCTGTCTCCAGAGAGAAGCATCAACCTGTTCCACTGTCTGAATGAACTGAATGATCGTTCTCTAGTGGAGCAGATCCAACAGTCCCTGAGTTCAGGAAGTCTCTCCACAGACAATCTGTCTCCTGCTCAGTGGTCAGCTCTGGTCTTCATCTTACTGTCATCAGGAGAAGATCTAGACGTGTTTGACCTGCAGAAATACTCTGCTTCAGAGGAGGCTCTTCTGAGGCTGCTGCCAGTGGTCAAAGCCTCGAGGAAAGCTCT GTTGGGTGGCTGTAACCTGTCAGAGAGAAGCTGTGAAGCTCTGTCCAAAGTCCTCAGCTCCAAGTCCTCTAGTCTGAGAGAGCTGGACCTGAGTAACAACGACCTGCAGGATTCAGGAGTAAAGCATCTGTCTGCTGGACTGGAGAGTCCACACTGTGAGCTGGAGACTCTCAG actcTCAGGTTGTCTGGTCACAAACAAAGGCTGTGCTTCTCTGACTTCGGCTCTGACCACCAACCCCTCCCATCTGAGAGAGCTGGACCTGAGCTGCAATCATCCAGGAGACTCCGGAGCGAAGCTGCTGTCTGTTCTACTGGAGGACCCACAGTGCAGACTGGACACTCTCAA GGCTGACCTTTGTGGAGAGCACAGgttaaaacctgatgtgaggaAAT ACGCCTGTGAACTCACACTGGACTCAATCACAGCACACACAAGCCTCAAACTGTCTGACAACAACAGGGAGGTGACATGTGTGGGAGAGAAGCAGCCGAGTCCAGATCATCCAGAGAGGTTTGACTTCTGTCTTCAGCTGATGTGCAGAGAAGCTCTGACTGGTCTCTGTTACTGGGAGGTCGAGTGGAGAGGAGAGGTTTCTATATCAGTGACTTACAGAGGgatcaggaggagaggaggcaGAGCGGACTGTGAGTTTGGAGGGAATGATCAGTCATGGAGTCTGAGCTGCTCTGATGTGGGTTACAATGTCCGCCACAATAAGACAtcaatcctctcctcctcctcctcctcctcctcctcctcctcctcctcctcctcctcctcctcctcctcctcctcctcctcctcctctggtaGAGTAGCAGTGTATCTGGATCATCCTGCTGGCTCTCTCTCCTTCTACAGAGTCTGCTCCGACAAACTGATCCACCTCCAaaccatcagaaccacattcaCTGAATCTCTGTATGCTGGGTTTGGGTTCTGTTCACCTGACTCCTCAGTGTCTCTGTGTTCTCTGTGGGAGGAGACCACTTCCTGTCCTGTTCTAATGTCCCTTGTCTCGGGGGACATAACATGA